One part of the Rutidosis leptorrhynchoides isolate AG116_Rl617_1_P2 chromosome 1, CSIRO_AGI_Rlap_v1, whole genome shotgun sequence genome encodes these proteins:
- the LOC139886347 gene encoding DNA repair protein REV1-like isoform X3 has protein sequence MVYLMVFLFLLMDIPFLLVRFSLFLELRSYMLKHGGRFENYFSRQLVTHIICSNLPSSKLKNFRAFSRGLPVVKPTWVLDSVVANKLLNWEPYQLDQLASETNKQPKLVAFLGLRSNPISADVADMNIHEVNDSAEDMKQQPNQESECFVSHSCNESKVEEPTCNDDCELEVAELNEVMAEMQSKCSPGETSASARSCCSNTPNNTESLSMVPVSSNKGSFDPNFVENYFKNSRLHFIGTWRNRYRKRFPSSSDGFRPSSSVGALSTCQRNTILHIDMDSFFVSVVIRNRPELWDKPVAVCHSDNPRGTSEISSANYPARRHGVRAGIFVRDAKALCPHLVIVPYNFEAYEEVADEFYSILHRHCKRVQAMSCDEAFLDITDIEVDDPEVLASQIRKEISDTTGCTASVGISSNMLLARLATTSAKPDGQCYLPPEKVNDFLYQLPIKELPGIGRALEEKLKGRHVRTCGELRMISKESLQKDFGLKTGDMLWNYCRGVDNRLVGMMQETKSVGADLNWGVRFKDLKDCQAFLLNLCKEVSFRLHGCGLRGRTFTLKVKRRKSDEEPVKYMGCGDCDNLSHSLTVPMATDDVDVLQRITKQIFNQFHIDVREIRGVGLHVTKLENADNIKPGNERSSIRSWLVSSSFREKDNEDTKVEQISDIHESSRKNSTVGATLSNRETSHNSDVPVPVPPLSDLDSDVLESLPADILSEINDLYGGKLKTFMSKKHNKSESSGGGVVGTSSIFPGAGGMQDNVGVMPSSLSQIDASVLEQLPEEIRDDILGGLLVPAHTTNLQTPPPPPQRLNHVQVESEPMDDDDDSSSNHLWIGRPPEWVNKFKFSGSQILRFLSDTYNNSGLEKRGRSTSCDLSWVLLKAVSAPEISIGGTTTAESSSSAHDDTIINFLCDLFKQYIQLKLESDLEEIHTCFRLLRRLSVKSKLFLQVYNTTIGQLQMTVSKKYGASLHI, from the exons ATGGTGTATTTGATGGTGTTTCTATTTTTGTTGATGGATATACCGTTCCTTCTAGTCAGGTTTTCATTATTTTTG GAGTTGCGCAGTTACATGTTGAAACATGGTGGACGGTTTGAAAATTACTTTTCTAGGCAGCTTGTTACCCATATCATTTGTAGTAATCTTCCCAGCAGCAAGCTCAAGAATTTCAG GGCCTTCAGTCGTGGCCTCCCGGTAGTGAAACCTACTTGGGTATTGGACTCTGTTGTGGCTAATAAGTTATTGAACT GGGAACCTTACCAACTTGATCAGCTAGCTAGTGAAACTAATAAGCAGCCGAAGTTGGTCGCATTCCTAGGTTTGAGAAGCAACCCAATTTCGGCTGATGTTGCAGATATGAATATTCATGAGGTTAATGACTCTGCAGAAGATATGAAGCAACAACCTAATCAAGAATCTGAATGCTTTGTGAGTCATAGTTGCAATGAATCAAAGGTTGAGGAACCAACCTGCAATGATGATTGTGAACTGGAAGTTGCTGAATTAAACGAGGTCATGGCAGAAATGCAATCCAAGTGTAGTCCTGGCGAAACTTCTGCATCTGCACGCAGTTGTTGCTCAAATACTCCTAATAATACAGAATCGTTATCGATGGTTCCAGTTTCTTCCAACAAGGGTTCTTTTGACCCAAATTTTGTAGAGAATTACTTCAAG AACTCTAGATTGCATTTCATAGGTACTTGGAGAAATCGGTACCGCAAACGATTTCCCAGTTCATCTGATGGGTTTAGACCTTCAAGCTCTGTTGGTGCTTTATCTACATGTCAGAGAAATACAATTTTACATATTGACATG GATAGTTTTTTTGTGTCAGTTGTTATCAGGAACCGCCCTGAATTGTGGGATAAACCAGTTGCAGTTTGCCATTCTGATAATCCTCGTGGTACTTCCGAAATTTCATCAGCCAATTACCCTGCTCGACGTCATG GAGTAAGGGCCGGGATTTTTGTTAGAGATGCCAAAGCACTTTGTCCACACCTTGTTATCGTTCCTTATAACTTCGAAGCTTACGAGGAG GTAGCTGATGAATTTTATAGCATATTGCATCGGCACTGCAAAAGAGTGCAGGCTATGAGTTGTGATGAAGCATTTTTAGATATTACAGATATAGAGGTGGATGATCCTGAGGTATTAGCTTCACAGATACGAAAGGAGATATCAGATACGACAGGGTGTACTGCAAGTGTAGGAATTTCTAGCAATATGCTTCTGGCTCGACTAGCTACAACAAGTGCCAAGCCAGATGGTCAGTGCTACCTTCCTCCTGAAAAG GTGAACGATTTTCTATACCAACTTCCGATTAAGGAACTTCCAGGTATTGGTCGTGCTTTAGAGGAGAAATTGAAGGGGAGACATGTTAGAACTTGCGGAGAGTTACGTATGATTTCCAAG GAATCTCTTCAAAAGGATTTTGGGCTGAAAACTGGTGACATGTTATGGAATTATTGTAGGGGGGTAGATAACCGTCTTGTTGGCATGATGCAG GAAACCAAGTCTGTAGGTGCTGATTTAAATTGGGGTGTCAGGTTTAAAGACTTGAAAGAT TGCCAAGCTTTTCTTTTGAACCTTTGCAAGGAGGTCTCTTTTCGTCTCCATGGATGTGGTTTAAGAGGACGGACATTCACACTTAAG GTTAAAAGGAGAAAGAGTGATGAAGAGCCAGTAAAGTACATGGGCTGTGGGGATTGTGACAATCTCAGTCACTCATTGACG GTTCCGATGGCTACTGATGATGTTGATGTTCTTCAAAGGATAACTAAACAGATCTTCAATCAGTTTCATATCG ATGTTAGAGAGATACGAGGAGTTGGCCTGCATGTTACAAAGCTTGAAAATGCAGACAATATCAAGCCAG GGAATGAAAGGAGCTCTATTCGCTCTTGGCTTGTATCCTCATCGTTTAGAGAGAAGGATAATGAAG ATACAAAGGTGGAGCAGATTAGTGATATCCATGAGTCATCAAGAAAAAATTCAACTGTCGGTGCTACTTTGTCGAATCGGGAAACGAGTCACAATTCAGATGTCCCTGTTCCAGTCCCACCCTTGAGTGATCTTGATTCAGACGTTCTTGAGAGCCTTCCTGCTGACATTCTTTCTGAAATAAATGATTTATACGGTGGAAAACTCAAGACCTTCATGTCAAAAAAGCATAATAAGTCTGAAagtagtggtggtggtgttgttggCACTTCATCCATATTTCCTGGAGCAGGAGGAATGCAAGATAATGTTGGAGTAATGCCATCATCTTTGAGTCAAATAGATGCATCAGTCTTAGAGCAACTCCCTGAAGAAATAAGGGATGACATACTTGGTGGCCTCCTTGTTCCTGCACACACGACCAACCTACaaactcctcctcctcctcctcagaGATTGAATCATGTTCAAGTTGAGTCTGAAccaatggatgatgatgatgatagttcaaGCAACCATCTTTGGATAGGAAGGCCACCAGAGTGGGTGAACAAGTTCAAATTCAGCGGTTCACAGATATTGAGATTTCTTTCAGACACATATAATAATAGTGGGTTAGAAAAGAGAGGACGCTCAACCTCCTGTGATTTATCCTGGGTCTTACTTAAAGCTGTTTCTGCACCAGAGATATCTATCGGTGGAACCACTACTGCCGAATCTTCTTCTTCTGCTCATGACGATACCATTATTAATTTCTTATGTGACCTTTTCAAACAATACATACAACTAAAACTAGAATCAGACCTTGAGGAGATACACACTTGTTTTCGTCTTTTGAGAAG GTTGAGTGTCAAGTCTAAGCTTTTCTTACAAGTGTACAACACAACCATTGGACAACTTCAG ATGACTGTGAGCAAAAAGTATGGCGCAAGTCTCCACATCTAA
- the LOC139886347 gene encoding DNA repair protein REV1-like isoform X2, whose protein sequence is MSAVKNRKLHQQFEAEASTSSHGVFDGVSIFVDGYTVPSSQELRSYMLKHGGRFENYFSRQLVTHIICSNLPSSKLKNFRAFSRGLPVVKPTWVLDSVVANKLLNWEPYQLDQLASETNKQPKLVAFLGLRSNPISADVADMNIHEVNDSAEDMKQQPNQESECFVSHSCNESKVEEPTCNDDCELEVAELNEVMAEMQSKCSPGETSASARSCCSNTPNNTESLSMVPVSSNKGSFDPNFVENYFKNSRLHFIGTWRNRYRKRFPSSSDGFRPSSSVGALSTCQRNTILHIDMDSFFVSVVIRNRPELWDKPVAVCHSDNPRGTSEISSANYPARRHGVRAGIFVRDAKALCPHLVIVPYNFEAYEEVADEFYSILHRHCKRVQAMSCDEAFLDITDIEVDDPEVLASQIRKEISDTTGCTASVGISSNMLLARLATTSAKPDGQCYLPPEKVNDFLYQLPIKELPGIGRALEEKLKGRHVRTCGELRMISKESLQKDFGLKTGDMLWNYCRGVDNRLVGMMQETKSVGADLNWGVRFKDLKDCQAFLLNLCKEVSFRLHGCGLRGRTFTLKVKRRKSDEEPVKYMGCGDCDNLSHSLTVPMATDDVDVLQRITKQIFNQFHIDVREIRGVGLHVTKLENADNIKPGNERSSIRSWLVSSSFREKDNEDTKVEQISDIHESSRKNSTVGATLSNRETSHNSDVPVPVPPLSDLDSDVLESLPADILSEINDLYGGKLKTFMSKKHNKSESSGGGVVGTSSIFPGAGGMQDNVGVMPSSLSQIDASVLEQLPEEIRDDILGGLLVPAHTTNLQTPPPPPQRLNHVQVESEPMDDDDDSSSNHLWIGRPPEWVNKFKFSGSQILRFLSDTYNNSGLEKRGRSTSCDLSWVLLKAVSAPEISIGGTTTAESSSSAHDDTIINFLCDLFKQYIQLKLESDLEEIHTCFRLLRRLSVKSKLFLQVYNTTIGQLQMTVSKKYGASLHI, encoded by the exons ATGTCGGCAG TGAAGAATAGGAAACTACATCAACAGTTTGAAGCCGAGGCTTCCACCTCATCTCATGGTGTATTTGATGGTGTTTCTATTTTTGTTGATGGATATACCGTTCCTTCTAGTCAG GAGTTGCGCAGTTACATGTTGAAACATGGTGGACGGTTTGAAAATTACTTTTCTAGGCAGCTTGTTACCCATATCATTTGTAGTAATCTTCCCAGCAGCAAGCTCAAGAATTTCAG GGCCTTCAGTCGTGGCCTCCCGGTAGTGAAACCTACTTGGGTATTGGACTCTGTTGTGGCTAATAAGTTATTGAACT GGGAACCTTACCAACTTGATCAGCTAGCTAGTGAAACTAATAAGCAGCCGAAGTTGGTCGCATTCCTAGGTTTGAGAAGCAACCCAATTTCGGCTGATGTTGCAGATATGAATATTCATGAGGTTAATGACTCTGCAGAAGATATGAAGCAACAACCTAATCAAGAATCTGAATGCTTTGTGAGTCATAGTTGCAATGAATCAAAGGTTGAGGAACCAACCTGCAATGATGATTGTGAACTGGAAGTTGCTGAATTAAACGAGGTCATGGCAGAAATGCAATCCAAGTGTAGTCCTGGCGAAACTTCTGCATCTGCACGCAGTTGTTGCTCAAATACTCCTAATAATACAGAATCGTTATCGATGGTTCCAGTTTCTTCCAACAAGGGTTCTTTTGACCCAAATTTTGTAGAGAATTACTTCAAG AACTCTAGATTGCATTTCATAGGTACTTGGAGAAATCGGTACCGCAAACGATTTCCCAGTTCATCTGATGGGTTTAGACCTTCAAGCTCTGTTGGTGCTTTATCTACATGTCAGAGAAATACAATTTTACATATTGACATG GATAGTTTTTTTGTGTCAGTTGTTATCAGGAACCGCCCTGAATTGTGGGATAAACCAGTTGCAGTTTGCCATTCTGATAATCCTCGTGGTACTTCCGAAATTTCATCAGCCAATTACCCTGCTCGACGTCATG GAGTAAGGGCCGGGATTTTTGTTAGAGATGCCAAAGCACTTTGTCCACACCTTGTTATCGTTCCTTATAACTTCGAAGCTTACGAGGAG GTAGCTGATGAATTTTATAGCATATTGCATCGGCACTGCAAAAGAGTGCAGGCTATGAGTTGTGATGAAGCATTTTTAGATATTACAGATATAGAGGTGGATGATCCTGAGGTATTAGCTTCACAGATACGAAAGGAGATATCAGATACGACAGGGTGTACTGCAAGTGTAGGAATTTCTAGCAATATGCTTCTGGCTCGACTAGCTACAACAAGTGCCAAGCCAGATGGTCAGTGCTACCTTCCTCCTGAAAAG GTGAACGATTTTCTATACCAACTTCCGATTAAGGAACTTCCAGGTATTGGTCGTGCTTTAGAGGAGAAATTGAAGGGGAGACATGTTAGAACTTGCGGAGAGTTACGTATGATTTCCAAG GAATCTCTTCAAAAGGATTTTGGGCTGAAAACTGGTGACATGTTATGGAATTATTGTAGGGGGGTAGATAACCGTCTTGTTGGCATGATGCAG GAAACCAAGTCTGTAGGTGCTGATTTAAATTGGGGTGTCAGGTTTAAAGACTTGAAAGAT TGCCAAGCTTTTCTTTTGAACCTTTGCAAGGAGGTCTCTTTTCGTCTCCATGGATGTGGTTTAAGAGGACGGACATTCACACTTAAG GTTAAAAGGAGAAAGAGTGATGAAGAGCCAGTAAAGTACATGGGCTGTGGGGATTGTGACAATCTCAGTCACTCATTGACG GTTCCGATGGCTACTGATGATGTTGATGTTCTTCAAAGGATAACTAAACAGATCTTCAATCAGTTTCATATCG ATGTTAGAGAGATACGAGGAGTTGGCCTGCATGTTACAAAGCTTGAAAATGCAGACAATATCAAGCCAG GGAATGAAAGGAGCTCTATTCGCTCTTGGCTTGTATCCTCATCGTTTAGAGAGAAGGATAATGAAG ATACAAAGGTGGAGCAGATTAGTGATATCCATGAGTCATCAAGAAAAAATTCAACTGTCGGTGCTACTTTGTCGAATCGGGAAACGAGTCACAATTCAGATGTCCCTGTTCCAGTCCCACCCTTGAGTGATCTTGATTCAGACGTTCTTGAGAGCCTTCCTGCTGACATTCTTTCTGAAATAAATGATTTATACGGTGGAAAACTCAAGACCTTCATGTCAAAAAAGCATAATAAGTCTGAAagtagtggtggtggtgttgttggCACTTCATCCATATTTCCTGGAGCAGGAGGAATGCAAGATAATGTTGGAGTAATGCCATCATCTTTGAGTCAAATAGATGCATCAGTCTTAGAGCAACTCCCTGAAGAAATAAGGGATGACATACTTGGTGGCCTCCTTGTTCCTGCACACACGACCAACCTACaaactcctcctcctcctcctcagaGATTGAATCATGTTCAAGTTGAGTCTGAAccaatggatgatgatgatgatagttcaaGCAACCATCTTTGGATAGGAAGGCCACCAGAGTGGGTGAACAAGTTCAAATTCAGCGGTTCACAGATATTGAGATTTCTTTCAGACACATATAATAATAGTGGGTTAGAAAAGAGAGGACGCTCAACCTCCTGTGATTTATCCTGGGTCTTACTTAAAGCTGTTTCTGCACCAGAGATATCTATCGGTGGAACCACTACTGCCGAATCTTCTTCTTCTGCTCATGACGATACCATTATTAATTTCTTATGTGACCTTTTCAAACAATACATACAACTAAAACTAGAATCAGACCTTGAGGAGATACACACTTGTTTTCGTCTTTTGAGAAG GTTGAGTGTCAAGTCTAAGCTTTTCTTACAAGTGTACAACACAACCATTGGACAACTTCAG ATGACTGTGAGCAAAAAGTATGGCGCAAGTCTCCACATCTAA
- the LOC139886347 gene encoding DNA repair protein REV1-like isoform X1: MSLDCAKSGCNSKRSFISTNTNTNSGGNNSGKKKKKDGQKTLGMAWGSNSRSSFRSSPFNDVGSYMSVKNRKLHQQFEAEASTSSHGVFDGVSIFVDGYTVPSSQELRSYMLKHGGRFENYFSRQLVTHIICSNLPSSKLKNFRAFSRGLPVVKPTWVLDSVVANKLLNWEPYQLDQLASETNKQPKLVAFLGLRSNPISADVADMNIHEVNDSAEDMKQQPNQESECFVSHSCNESKVEEPTCNDDCELEVAELNEVMAEMQSKCSPGETSASARSCCSNTPNNTESLSMVPVSSNKGSFDPNFVENYFKNSRLHFIGTWRNRYRKRFPSSSDGFRPSSSVGALSTCQRNTILHIDMDSFFVSVVIRNRPELWDKPVAVCHSDNPRGTSEISSANYPARRHGVRAGIFVRDAKALCPHLVIVPYNFEAYEEVADEFYSILHRHCKRVQAMSCDEAFLDITDIEVDDPEVLASQIRKEISDTTGCTASVGISSNMLLARLATTSAKPDGQCYLPPEKVNDFLYQLPIKELPGIGRALEEKLKGRHVRTCGELRMISKESLQKDFGLKTGDMLWNYCRGVDNRLVGMMQETKSVGADLNWGVRFKDLKDCQAFLLNLCKEVSFRLHGCGLRGRTFTLKVKRRKSDEEPVKYMGCGDCDNLSHSLTVPMATDDVDVLQRITKQIFNQFHIDVREIRGVGLHVTKLENADNIKPGNERSSIRSWLVSSSFREKDNEDTKVEQISDIHESSRKNSTVGATLSNRETSHNSDVPVPVPPLSDLDSDVLESLPADILSEINDLYGGKLKTFMSKKHNKSESSGGGVVGTSSIFPGAGGMQDNVGVMPSSLSQIDASVLEQLPEEIRDDILGGLLVPAHTTNLQTPPPPPQRLNHVQVESEPMDDDDDSSSNHLWIGRPPEWVNKFKFSGSQILRFLSDTYNNSGLEKRGRSTSCDLSWVLLKAVSAPEISIGGTTTAESSSSAHDDTIINFLCDLFKQYIQLKLESDLEEIHTCFRLLRRLSVKSKLFLQVYNTTIGQLQMTVSKKYGASLHI, translated from the exons TAACAACTCGggaaaaaagaagaaaaaagatgGTCAAAAAACCCTAGGAATGGCTTGGGGTTCCAACTCTCGATCATCGTTTCGCTCTTCACCATTCAACGATGTCGGCAG ttatatgtCAGTGAAGAATAGGAAACTACATCAACAGTTTGAAGCCGAGGCTTCCACCTCATCTCATGGTGTATTTGATGGTGTTTCTATTTTTGTTGATGGATATACCGTTCCTTCTAGTCAG GAGTTGCGCAGTTACATGTTGAAACATGGTGGACGGTTTGAAAATTACTTTTCTAGGCAGCTTGTTACCCATATCATTTGTAGTAATCTTCCCAGCAGCAAGCTCAAGAATTTCAG GGCCTTCAGTCGTGGCCTCCCGGTAGTGAAACCTACTTGGGTATTGGACTCTGTTGTGGCTAATAAGTTATTGAACT GGGAACCTTACCAACTTGATCAGCTAGCTAGTGAAACTAATAAGCAGCCGAAGTTGGTCGCATTCCTAGGTTTGAGAAGCAACCCAATTTCGGCTGATGTTGCAGATATGAATATTCATGAGGTTAATGACTCTGCAGAAGATATGAAGCAACAACCTAATCAAGAATCTGAATGCTTTGTGAGTCATAGTTGCAATGAATCAAAGGTTGAGGAACCAACCTGCAATGATGATTGTGAACTGGAAGTTGCTGAATTAAACGAGGTCATGGCAGAAATGCAATCCAAGTGTAGTCCTGGCGAAACTTCTGCATCTGCACGCAGTTGTTGCTCAAATACTCCTAATAATACAGAATCGTTATCGATGGTTCCAGTTTCTTCCAACAAGGGTTCTTTTGACCCAAATTTTGTAGAGAATTACTTCAAG AACTCTAGATTGCATTTCATAGGTACTTGGAGAAATCGGTACCGCAAACGATTTCCCAGTTCATCTGATGGGTTTAGACCTTCAAGCTCTGTTGGTGCTTTATCTACATGTCAGAGAAATACAATTTTACATATTGACATG GATAGTTTTTTTGTGTCAGTTGTTATCAGGAACCGCCCTGAATTGTGGGATAAACCAGTTGCAGTTTGCCATTCTGATAATCCTCGTGGTACTTCCGAAATTTCATCAGCCAATTACCCTGCTCGACGTCATG GAGTAAGGGCCGGGATTTTTGTTAGAGATGCCAAAGCACTTTGTCCACACCTTGTTATCGTTCCTTATAACTTCGAAGCTTACGAGGAG GTAGCTGATGAATTTTATAGCATATTGCATCGGCACTGCAAAAGAGTGCAGGCTATGAGTTGTGATGAAGCATTTTTAGATATTACAGATATAGAGGTGGATGATCCTGAGGTATTAGCTTCACAGATACGAAAGGAGATATCAGATACGACAGGGTGTACTGCAAGTGTAGGAATTTCTAGCAATATGCTTCTGGCTCGACTAGCTACAACAAGTGCCAAGCCAGATGGTCAGTGCTACCTTCCTCCTGAAAAG GTGAACGATTTTCTATACCAACTTCCGATTAAGGAACTTCCAGGTATTGGTCGTGCTTTAGAGGAGAAATTGAAGGGGAGACATGTTAGAACTTGCGGAGAGTTACGTATGATTTCCAAG GAATCTCTTCAAAAGGATTTTGGGCTGAAAACTGGTGACATGTTATGGAATTATTGTAGGGGGGTAGATAACCGTCTTGTTGGCATGATGCAG GAAACCAAGTCTGTAGGTGCTGATTTAAATTGGGGTGTCAGGTTTAAAGACTTGAAAGAT TGCCAAGCTTTTCTTTTGAACCTTTGCAAGGAGGTCTCTTTTCGTCTCCATGGATGTGGTTTAAGAGGACGGACATTCACACTTAAG GTTAAAAGGAGAAAGAGTGATGAAGAGCCAGTAAAGTACATGGGCTGTGGGGATTGTGACAATCTCAGTCACTCATTGACG GTTCCGATGGCTACTGATGATGTTGATGTTCTTCAAAGGATAACTAAACAGATCTTCAATCAGTTTCATATCG ATGTTAGAGAGATACGAGGAGTTGGCCTGCATGTTACAAAGCTTGAAAATGCAGACAATATCAAGCCAG GGAATGAAAGGAGCTCTATTCGCTCTTGGCTTGTATCCTCATCGTTTAGAGAGAAGGATAATGAAG ATACAAAGGTGGAGCAGATTAGTGATATCCATGAGTCATCAAGAAAAAATTCAACTGTCGGTGCTACTTTGTCGAATCGGGAAACGAGTCACAATTCAGATGTCCCTGTTCCAGTCCCACCCTTGAGTGATCTTGATTCAGACGTTCTTGAGAGCCTTCCTGCTGACATTCTTTCTGAAATAAATGATTTATACGGTGGAAAACTCAAGACCTTCATGTCAAAAAAGCATAATAAGTCTGAAagtagtggtggtggtgttgttggCACTTCATCCATATTTCCTGGAGCAGGAGGAATGCAAGATAATGTTGGAGTAATGCCATCATCTTTGAGTCAAATAGATGCATCAGTCTTAGAGCAACTCCCTGAAGAAATAAGGGATGACATACTTGGTGGCCTCCTTGTTCCTGCACACACGACCAACCTACaaactcctcctcctcctcctcagaGATTGAATCATGTTCAAGTTGAGTCTGAAccaatggatgatgatgatgatagttcaaGCAACCATCTTTGGATAGGAAGGCCACCAGAGTGGGTGAACAAGTTCAAATTCAGCGGTTCACAGATATTGAGATTTCTTTCAGACACATATAATAATAGTGGGTTAGAAAAGAGAGGACGCTCAACCTCCTGTGATTTATCCTGGGTCTTACTTAAAGCTGTTTCTGCACCAGAGATATCTATCGGTGGAACCACTACTGCCGAATCTTCTTCTTCTGCTCATGACGATACCATTATTAATTTCTTATGTGACCTTTTCAAACAATACATACAACTAAAACTAGAATCAGACCTTGAGGAGATACACACTTGTTTTCGTCTTTTGAGAAG GTTGAGTGTCAAGTCTAAGCTTTTCTTACAAGTGTACAACACAACCATTGGACAACTTCAG ATGACTGTGAGCAAAAAGTATGGCGCAAGTCTCCACATCTAA